From Aurantimicrobium sp. INA4, one genomic window encodes:
- a CDS encoding ATP-dependent DNA helicase RecG, producing the protein MPHSDALLDAQLEPILGSKNAAALKKAFGFRTVGDFLSHYPRRYARRGELTAITDVPLNENVTIVAEVLDVRERPMRARRGSLLEVRITDGRSGGIITLTFFNQAWRAKDLKPGVRGIFAGKVGAYRGALQLAHPDYELFDAQENPESSQSEAARWALLPIPIYPATSTLASWQIAKMMNLVLEPLRHGAVLTDPVPEEIRAKRSLLPLSEAVLKIHQPEIDADWKHARETLRFHEAFILQATLLEQRAQAQEQAATPRPHHAGGYLDQLDSRLPFTLTPDQLRTGEEISEDMSSSHPMNRLVQGEVGSGKTLVALRAMLQVADSGGQAALLAPTEVLAAQHLRSIVTMLGPDLAASVMPTLITGQLPAAAKRQALLRTVSGQARIVIGTHALLSDKVEFFDLGLVVVDEQHRFGVEQRQALRLKSDLTPHVLVLTATPIPRTVAMTVFGDLDVSVIAGLPEGRAGITSHAVSLAEHPNWMTRVWERVEEEIASGRQAFVVCPAIDASGAPEDDPDALIEEQEQESEDEKPPKASVEAVAALLAEHPLLGKRRIAQLHGRMSSEDKDTVMQAFSAGEIDLIVATTVIEVGVDVPNASTMVVLDADRFGVSQLHQLRGRVGRGGLPGLALFVTHAQPGTTAHERVEAVASTLDGFELARIDLELRSEGNVLGTNQSGGRSSLRLLRAARDGDLIAQAREEAAQIMEHDPDFSQHVMLKEAIARRLSESERDFLDKN; encoded by the coding sequence ATGCCGCACTCAGATGCTTTGCTCGATGCACAGCTGGAACCCATTCTGGGTTCCAAGAATGCGGCAGCACTCAAGAAGGCTTTTGGTTTTCGAACTGTCGGGGATTTCCTCTCTCACTATCCCAGGCGCTATGCCCGCCGCGGAGAACTCACGGCCATCACTGATGTGCCATTGAATGAGAACGTCACGATTGTCGCCGAAGTTCTTGATGTGAGAGAGCGGCCTATGCGCGCTCGCCGAGGGTCGCTTTTGGAGGTGCGCATTACTGATGGTCGCTCCGGTGGCATCATCACGCTGACCTTCTTCAATCAAGCGTGGCGTGCGAAAGACCTCAAGCCGGGTGTTCGGGGAATCTTTGCCGGGAAAGTCGGCGCCTATCGAGGTGCACTACAACTTGCTCACCCTGATTATGAGCTCTTTGATGCTCAGGAAAATCCTGAATCCTCACAGAGCGAAGCAGCGAGATGGGCACTGCTTCCTATTCCGATCTATCCAGCAACCAGCACGCTTGCTAGCTGGCAAATAGCCAAAATGATGAATCTGGTGCTGGAGCCACTGCGTCACGGCGCCGTGCTTACCGATCCAGTGCCGGAAGAAATTCGCGCCAAGAGATCGTTACTGCCGTTGAGCGAGGCAGTGTTAAAGATCCATCAACCAGAGATAGATGCTGACTGGAAGCACGCTCGCGAAACTTTGAGATTCCACGAGGCGTTCATCCTCCAGGCCACTCTCCTCGAACAGCGCGCACAGGCACAAGAACAAGCTGCCACACCTCGGCCGCACCACGCCGGGGGATATCTTGACCAGCTGGATTCCCGGCTTCCCTTCACCCTCACCCCTGACCAGCTGAGAACTGGTGAGGAAATCTCTGAGGATATGTCCTCGTCACACCCCATGAACCGACTCGTTCAAGGGGAAGTTGGGTCAGGAAAAACACTTGTTGCTTTGCGAGCAATGCTGCAGGTGGCCGACAGCGGCGGCCAGGCAGCATTATTGGCACCAACAGAGGTGTTAGCTGCACAACATCTACGCTCGATTGTCACCATGCTAGGCCCAGATCTTGCCGCCTCAGTAATGCCCACCTTGATCACGGGCCAACTTCCTGCAGCGGCAAAAAGACAAGCATTATTGAGAACAGTGTCAGGGCAGGCGCGCATCGTGATTGGTACACACGCACTGCTGAGCGACAAGGTCGAATTCTTCGACCTTGGTTTGGTGGTAGTGGACGAACAACACCGTTTTGGTGTTGAACAACGGCAAGCCTTGCGTCTAAAAAGTGACCTCACTCCTCACGTGTTAGTTCTCACCGCAACGCCAATTCCACGAACCGTGGCCATGACTGTGTTCGGTGACCTCGATGTCTCTGTGATTGCAGGACTTCCTGAAGGTCGTGCGGGCATCACGAGCCATGCTGTGTCTCTGGCAGAACACCCCAATTGGATGACCAGAGTCTGGGAACGTGTTGAGGAAGAGATTGCCTCAGGAAGACAAGCATTTGTGGTCTGTCCAGCAATTGATGCCTCTGGAGCTCCCGAGGATGATCCTGATGCTCTCATCGAGGAGCAAGAACAAGAGTCCGAGGATGAGAAGCCGCCCAAAGCTTCAGTGGAAGCAGTCGCTGCTTTGCTTGCTGAGCACCCCCTGTTAGGTAAACGACGGATTGCTCAACTGCACGGGCGAATGAGCAGTGAAGATAAAGATACTGTCATGCAGGCATTTTCTGCGGGCGAGATTGATCTCATTGTTGCCACCACAGTGATTGAGGTTGGAGTGGATGTGCCTAACGCCTCGACCATGGTGGTTCTCGATGCTGACAGGTTCGGAGTTTCTCAATTGCACCAATTACGTGGCCGGGTAGGCCGGGGAGGCCTACCGGGGCTGGCGCTTTTTGTCACCCACGCACAACCTGGCACAACAGCCCATGAACGTGTGGAGGCTGTTGCTAGCACGCTCGATGGGTTTGAGTTAGCGCGTATCGATCTGGAGTTGCGAAGCGAAGGTAATGTTCTGGGCACCAACCAGTCTGGTGGTCGGTCTTCGTTGAGATTGCTGCGCGCGGCACGAGATGGGGACCTTATTGCACAAGCCCGCGAAGAAGCCGCACAGATCATGGAGCATGATCCTGACTTCTCACAACACGTGATGCTCAAAGAAGCGATTGCACGTCGGCTCAGTGAAAGTGAACGCGATTTCTTAGACAAAAACTAG
- a CDS encoding N-acetyltransferase has protein sequence MDFRPVAAEDIPQLLEATVDNVNWDGTDRLTVKDVLEHSRLSQYATCFRLDRDWGFAAVEKGKVIGLVWVQFFQEESPGYGFVSSDVPELSINIDKDFRRQGFGTQLLEVIINHARKKGCTSISLSVEDGNPAIKLYEKFGFRPVSREGNSQTMILSI, from the coding sequence ATGGACTTCCGTCCAGTTGCTGCCGAGGATATTCCTCAGCTACTTGAGGCAACCGTTGATAACGTCAACTGGGACGGCACAGATCGACTGACAGTCAAGGACGTGCTCGAACATTCTCGCTTGTCGCAATATGCCACATGTTTTCGTTTAGATCGGGACTGGGGTTTTGCAGCTGTTGAAAAAGGAAAAGTAATCGGCCTTGTGTGGGTCCAATTTTTTCAAGAAGAATCCCCTGGATATGGATTCGTTAGTTCAGATGTTCCTGAACTCAGCATCAACATTGATAAGGATTTTCGAAGACAGGGTTTTGGCACCCAACTGCTTGAGGTCATCATAAATCACGCGCGAAAAAAGGGTTGTACATCAATCAGTTTGAGTGTTGAAGATGGAAACCCAGCCATCAAGCTTTATGAAAAGTTCGGGTTCCGGCCTGTCAGTCGCGAGGGCAATTCCCAAACAATGATCTTGTCAATTTAG
- the coaD gene encoding pantetheine-phosphate adenylyltransferase, producing the protein MRRIAVVPGSFDPITLGHLDVIARATKLFDEVHVVVVHNPDKHALLPIAQRVTLIEEAIEEAGLGENVVVASWSMGLLVDYCSDVGATVLIKGIRTQTDITYETPMAMVNRNLAGIETVFLMPEPGHSYVSSSLVRQVASLGGDVRPYVPHVVANYLQGP; encoded by the coding sequence ATGCGCAGGATCGCCGTAGTCCCTGGTTCATTTGACCCCATCACGCTGGGGCATCTCGATGTCATTGCTCGTGCCACGAAGCTTTTTGACGAAGTACATGTGGTTGTGGTTCATAACCCTGATAAGCACGCACTTCTGCCCATCGCCCAGCGCGTGACCCTTATCGAAGAAGCTATTGAAGAAGCTGGACTTGGTGAAAATGTTGTTGTGGCCTCGTGGAGCATGGGGCTGCTAGTGGACTACTGCTCAGATGTGGGTGCAACGGTCCTGATTAAGGGCATCCGCACACAAACAGATATTACCTACGAGACCCCTATGGCTATGGTCAACAGAAACCTTGCGGGAATCGAAACAGTTTTCCTCATGCCTGAACCAGGTCATTCCTATGTTTCAAGTTCTCTTGTACGCCAGGTGGCTTCACTGGGTGGAGATGTTCGTCCCTACGTGCCTCACGTCGTGGCCAACTATCTGCAAGGTCCCTAA
- the thiL gene encoding thiamine-phosphate kinase, with product MSDFPENATLGQMPESAILARIFPKLPHSNYTLVGPGDDCAVMRAPDSRFVVTTDMMVQGPDFRLEWSTPHQLGIKAAATNLADVAAMGAVPTGLVVSIAAPPETAVSFLEVIAEGFHDACLELAPGCGVVGGDLSVSSVVVISVSAFGDLEGREPLLRSSAQPGDVVAVSGRLGLAGLGLEALFSGTQDIHPLLRSAQLAPWPPISQGKAAAVAGARAAMDVSDSLVMDAGRIAHASNVVIELDEAALDGLASRLAIEVGVDAAHARQAMLFGGEDHALLVTFPSDQPLPPGFDVLGVVRARSTGESPHVSMGGAAIAENGWNPYQNWNGELS from the coding sequence GTGAGTGATTTTCCTGAGAATGCGACCCTTGGCCAAATGCCTGAGTCGGCAATTCTGGCGCGTATTTTCCCCAAGCTTCCTCACTCGAATTACACCCTCGTTGGACCAGGCGACGATTGCGCCGTGATGCGTGCCCCAGACTCACGTTTTGTCGTCACCACCGACATGATGGTTCAGGGCCCTGACTTTCGACTGGAATGGTCAACCCCGCATCAGTTAGGTATCAAAGCTGCAGCTACAAATCTTGCTGATGTGGCAGCGATGGGGGCTGTCCCCACGGGGCTCGTCGTTTCCATTGCGGCACCGCCAGAAACGGCTGTCTCGTTCCTCGAAGTCATAGCCGAGGGATTCCACGACGCCTGCCTCGAGCTAGCTCCAGGGTGCGGGGTGGTTGGAGGTGACCTCTCCGTCTCGAGTGTTGTTGTGATTAGCGTGAGTGCTTTTGGCGATTTAGAGGGACGTGAGCCCTTGTTGCGCTCATCAGCACAACCTGGAGATGTTGTTGCTGTGAGCGGTCGTTTGGGCCTTGCTGGGCTTGGCTTAGAAGCGCTATTTTCTGGAACACAAGATATTCATCCTCTTTTGCGATCTGCACAATTAGCCCCCTGGCCGCCCATCTCTCAGGGAAAGGCTGCTGCAGTTGCTGGTGCACGCGCAGCCATGGATGTGTCTGACTCGTTAGTCATGGACGCAGGTCGTATTGCTCACGCGAGCAACGTCGTCATCGAACTCGACGAAGCTGCCCTCGATGGCCTCGCTTCTCGCCTAGCCATAGAGGTTGGGGTTGATGCCGCTCATGCCCGACAAGCAATGCTTTTTGGCGGTGAAGATCACGCCTTGCTCGTGACCTTCCCTAGTGATCAGCCATTACCGCCAGGATTCGATGTTCTCGGTGTTGTTCGAGCCAGATCAACCGGTGAATCACCACACGTGAGCATGGGCGGGGCGGCCATTGCAGAAAATGGGTGGAACCCCTATCAAAACTGGAATGGTGAACTTTCATGA
- a CDS encoding 2-oxoglutarate and iron-dependent oxygenase domain-containing protein: MTTTKLTTLPIIDFSLAKGSEEERFELREKLRRVTHEIGFFYLTGHGIDQKFIDEFVKTSREFFALSEESKLLLENTQSPHFRGYTRVGGELTQGKVDWREQLDIGPERPALDRTIFTEDFWTLQGPNLWPDELPQLRELSERWITELSALSRRLLSEWAAALGAPADFFDASFDELSAPLLKIVRYPGKSGETPQQGVGAHKDLGVLTLLYVEEGKAGLQVEYEGDWIDAPPVSGAFVVNIGEMLEVATNGYLKATLHRVISPPLGDDRISFPFFYAPRLNASIPTVELPEELALQSRGITQDPHNVLHTIFGENSLKSRVRAHPNVVEVHHPHLYEKGSRAGY; this comes from the coding sequence ATGACAACCACAAAACTGACAACCTTGCCCATCATCGATTTCTCCCTAGCAAAGGGCTCTGAGGAAGAACGTTTCGAACTTCGCGAAAAACTCCGCCGAGTCACCCACGAGATAGGTTTTTTCTATCTGACAGGTCACGGAATTGATCAGAAATTCATTGATGAATTTGTCAAAACTTCTCGTGAGTTTTTCGCACTCTCCGAAGAATCAAAGTTGCTCTTAGAAAACACGCAAAGTCCCCACTTCCGAGGATATACGCGCGTTGGAGGGGAACTCACTCAAGGCAAAGTTGATTGGCGTGAACAGCTGGATATTGGACCGGAGCGCCCAGCACTAGATCGCACCATCTTCACCGAAGATTTTTGGACCCTCCAAGGACCTAACCTATGGCCGGACGAACTTCCTCAACTACGCGAGCTTTCTGAAAGATGGATTACCGAACTTTCTGCTTTGAGTCGACGTTTACTTTCAGAATGGGCTGCAGCGTTGGGCGCACCAGCAGACTTTTTTGATGCCAGTTTTGATGAGCTTTCTGCCCCACTACTGAAGATTGTTCGTTATCCAGGAAAATCTGGTGAAACCCCTCAGCAAGGAGTTGGAGCTCATAAAGACCTAGGGGTACTCACACTTCTCTACGTCGAAGAAGGTAAGGCAGGCCTTCAGGTTGAATATGAGGGCGACTGGATAGATGCGCCGCCAGTTTCTGGAGCGTTTGTGGTCAACATTGGTGAAATGCTCGAAGTGGCAACCAATGGATATCTCAAGGCAACACTTCATCGAGTGATTTCTCCTCCACTGGGAGATGACAGAATCTCATTCCCGTTCTTTTACGCACCTCGGCTAAACGCCAGTATTCCCACCGTCGAGTTGCCAGAAGAACTAGCCCTCCAGTCACGAGGCATCACTCAAGATCCACACAACGTGCTTCACACCATCTTCGGAGAAAATTCACTCAAGAGCAGAGTCAGGGCACATCCGAATGTTGTGGAAGTACATCACCCTCACTTGTATGAAAAAGGTTCTAGGGCTGGGTACTAA
- a CDS encoding DUF3515 domain-containing protein, whose amino-acid sequence MNIRIRPLGFVTVTAVLGLGLTGCAGVVPMKPAEDSNNPECANVTVRLPDTVSELTKRETNAQATGAWGTPAAVLLTCGVEVPGPTTLPCVSINDVDWIEDDSQAPLYRYTTYGRTPAVEVVIDSEAVSGTTTLVDLGPAVSVLPKTSQCIDITDVFKN is encoded by the coding sequence ATGAATATTCGCATTCGACCCCTCGGGTTTGTCACAGTTACCGCCGTTCTTGGGCTGGGATTAACCGGCTGCGCCGGAGTAGTTCCCATGAAACCTGCCGAGGATTCCAACAATCCTGAATGCGCCAACGTGACTGTACGTTTGCCCGACACTGTCTCTGAGCTAACTAAGCGTGAAACCAATGCGCAAGCCACAGGTGCCTGGGGCACCCCCGCAGCAGTGCTGCTCACCTGTGGCGTGGAAGTGCCCGGCCCCACAACACTGCCGTGTGTATCCATCAATGACGTGGACTGGATTGAGGATGACAGTCAAGCACCGTTGTACCGCTACACAACTTATGGCCGCACCCCCGCAGTAGAGGTTGTGATTGACTCTGAGGCAGTCAGCGGAACGACAACACTTGTTGACCTAGGTCCTGCAGTGAGTGTGCTTCCAAAAACTTCTCAATGCATTGACATCACGGATGTGTTTAAGAACTAA
- the ftsY gene encoding signal recognition particle-docking protein FtsY, which yields MAEKSRWSLGAKLKGLFGRAAESAEPDEDIFDDVPSLPRNDEVERDLEPIVEPVAEVKPVQEEKLAPVKKPAPKQQAEPDLVAESEPAVPVEEPVAVEPETVTESEPVPEPAPEIVEEPATPEPAVVEEPHPEVVAQAPKEKAVAKTTAKVSRRVTIDENTWEELEETLLGADFGPDITEELIEVMRANVARYNTSDPDDFVRLLREAIEDRLNKFDTTLKLSERPAVILVVGVNGVGKTTTIGKVAKYIANAGKSVVVGAADTFRAAAVDQLATWAQRAGVDVLRPQMEGQDPSAVAYQTVEWAINHGTEIVIIDTAGRLQTKSGLMDELSKIRRVIEKQAPISEVLLVLDATTGQNGLSQAEAFLEHAGVTGLVLTKLDGSAKGGFVLAVQERTGIPVKLVGNGEGINDLMGFTPHAFAAQLVG from the coding sequence ATGGCAGAAAAATCACGCTGGTCATTAGGCGCAAAGCTCAAAGGTCTCTTTGGGCGTGCCGCAGAGTCAGCTGAACCCGATGAGGACATCTTCGATGATGTTCCCTCTTTGCCTCGTAATGATGAGGTCGAACGTGATCTTGAACCAATAGTTGAACCAGTTGCAGAGGTAAAACCTGTTCAGGAAGAAAAACTAGCTCCGGTCAAAAAACCCGCACCAAAGCAGCAAGCTGAACCAGATTTGGTTGCTGAGTCTGAGCCTGCAGTTCCTGTTGAAGAACCAGTTGCAGTTGAGCCTGAGACGGTCACTGAGTCCGAACCAGTCCCAGAGCCTGCGCCAGAAATTGTTGAAGAACCAGCAACCCCAGAGCCTGCTGTCGTTGAAGAACCTCATCCAGAGGTTGTGGCACAGGCCCCGAAAGAAAAAGCAGTGGCAAAGACCACTGCCAAGGTTTCCCGTCGCGTCACCATCGATGAGAACACATGGGAAGAACTTGAGGAGACTCTCCTTGGCGCTGATTTTGGCCCAGACATCACCGAAGAGCTTATTGAAGTTATGCGTGCCAACGTGGCCAGGTACAACACCAGTGATCCTGATGACTTTGTACGTTTACTTCGAGAAGCTATCGAAGACCGCTTGAACAAGTTCGACACGACCCTCAAGCTCAGTGAACGTCCTGCTGTCATTTTGGTAGTTGGTGTCAATGGTGTGGGTAAAACCACCACCATCGGGAAAGTAGCCAAGTACATCGCAAACGCAGGCAAATCTGTTGTCGTTGGTGCTGCAGATACTTTCCGTGCTGCTGCGGTAGACCAGTTGGCCACCTGGGCCCAGCGTGCGGGCGTTGACGTTCTCAGGCCACAGATGGAAGGCCAAGACCCTTCAGCGGTGGCATACCAAACTGTCGAATGGGCCATTAACCACGGAACTGAGATCGTCATTATTGACACCGCTGGTCGTTTACAAACCAAGAGTGGTCTCATGGATGAGCTCTCCAAAATCCGACGTGTTATTGAAAAACAGGCACCCATTTCTGAAGTTCTGCTCGTGCTCGATGCCACAACTGGCCAAAATGGCTTGTCACAAGCAGAAGCATTCCTTGAGCACGCAGGCGTAACCGGTTTGGTACTCACCAAGCTCGATGGATCAGCCAAGGGTGGTTTTGTGCTGGCAGTTCAAGAACGCACGGGTATTCCTGTGAAGCTGGTTGGTAATGGTGAAGGTATCAATGACTTGATGGGCTTCACGCCACATGCCTTCGCAGCTCAGCTCGTTGGCTAG
- the rsmD gene encoding 16S rRNA (guanine(966)-N(2))-methyltransferase RsmD: protein MTRIISGFAGSRELKVPKTGTRPTSDRVREAIFSALESRDLIEQARVLDLYAGSGALALEALSRGASHVVMVEKKLQAGALLKANAELIRSSGKLPSSACSVHVTSVMSFLSTFTGEPFNIVFIDPPYELINEEITEVLRQLIPFLASEADVVLERSTRSGVPEIPQGLQLEKSKAYGETTIHWLYKA from the coding sequence ATGACGCGAATCATTTCAGGATTTGCAGGTTCACGAGAGTTGAAAGTTCCCAAAACAGGGACACGACCCACCAGTGATCGCGTTCGAGAAGCAATCTTTTCTGCGTTGGAATCCAGAGACCTCATCGAACAGGCCCGTGTGTTGGATCTCTATGCAGGTTCTGGCGCCCTCGCCCTAGAGGCACTCAGCCGTGGGGCAAGCCATGTCGTTATGGTGGAGAAAAAACTGCAAGCAGGGGCGTTGCTCAAAGCTAATGCCGAACTCATCCGTTCTTCAGGCAAGCTTCCCAGCTCCGCATGCAGTGTTCATGTGACATCTGTGATGAGTTTTCTTTCCACCTTTACTGGGGAGCCCTTCAACATCGTCTTTATTGACCCACCATATGAACTCATCAATGAAGAGATAACTGAAGTGTTGAGGCAACTCATTCCTTTTCTTGCCTCTGAAGCTGATGTTGTTCTGGAGCGCAGTACACGAAGTGGTGTGCCAGAAATACCTCAGGGTTTACAGCTGGAAAAAAGCAAGGCATACGGGGAAACGACTATCCACTGGCTCTACAAGGCATAG
- the ffh gene encoding signal recognition particle protein: protein MATFGTLSSRLTESLKNLRGKGKLSPADVDGTLREIRRAMLDADVSLNVVKKFTNDVRERALSDEVNKALNPAQQVVQIVNEELVAILGGAQRRLEFAKKPPTIIMLAGLQGAGKTTLAGKLAKYLAKDKHTPLLVACDLQRPNAVQQLEVVAKNAGVAVYSPEPGNGVGDPVKVAKDSIKFATDKQHDVVIIDTAGRLGVDAELMKQAADIRKATSPDEVLFVIDAMIGQDAVATAQAFQDGVDFTGVVLSKLDGDARGGAALSVVSETGRPILFASTGEGLDDFEPFYPDRMASRILDLGDILTLIEQAQEAFDEKEAAQLQEKFATDSFTLEDFLKQMQQLKNMGSMKKMLGMLPGAGAMKEQLDNFDERELVRTEAIIQSMTKAERQNTKLLNGSRRLRIAKGSGMTVTDVNALVNRFEQAAKMMKTVAKGGVPQIPGMGPMGAMGHGGKKQQAKKKGSKSGNPAKRAAENAALAAAASKPGGGAGFGFPKPAGNDGPTPEELEALQKMLGKG from the coding sequence ATGGCAACCTTTGGAACTCTCTCTTCACGACTAACAGAGTCGCTTAAAAACCTTCGCGGCAAGGGAAAACTTTCTCCTGCTGATGTTGATGGCACACTTCGTGAGATTCGTCGAGCCATGTTGGACGCAGACGTCTCACTGAACGTTGTAAAGAAGTTCACAAACGACGTTCGTGAACGTGCACTCAGCGATGAAGTGAACAAAGCCTTGAACCCCGCGCAGCAGGTTGTTCAGATCGTCAATGAAGAACTGGTTGCGATTCTTGGTGGCGCTCAGCGTCGACTGGAATTCGCCAAGAAACCACCAACCATCATCATGCTTGCTGGTTTGCAGGGTGCCGGTAAGACCACCTTGGCCGGAAAGTTAGCGAAATACCTCGCCAAGGATAAGCACACCCCACTGCTGGTGGCCTGTGACCTTCAGCGCCCTAACGCTGTTCAGCAGCTCGAGGTTGTTGCCAAGAATGCTGGTGTGGCTGTGTACTCACCTGAACCAGGAAACGGTGTCGGAGACCCTGTCAAGGTCGCCAAGGATTCCATCAAATTTGCTACTGACAAGCAACACGACGTGGTCATCATTGACACCGCAGGTCGCTTGGGTGTTGATGCTGAACTGATGAAGCAAGCTGCAGATATTCGTAAGGCCACCAGCCCTGACGAAGTTCTGTTCGTCATTGACGCCATGATTGGCCAGGATGCAGTTGCCACAGCACAAGCATTCCAAGACGGTGTTGATTTCACCGGTGTTGTCCTTTCCAAGCTCGATGGTGATGCCCGTGGTGGTGCTGCGCTATCCGTTGTTTCCGAAACAGGACGCCCCATTCTCTTTGCTTCAACCGGTGAAGGTCTTGATGACTTCGAGCCTTTCTATCCAGATCGTATGGCCAGCCGTATTCTCGACCTCGGTGACATCCTCACCCTGATTGAGCAGGCTCAAGAAGCTTTTGATGAGAAAGAGGCAGCGCAACTTCAAGAGAAGTTCGCAACAGACTCTTTCACCCTTGAGGACTTCCTCAAACAAATGCAGCAGCTGAAAAACATGGGCTCCATGAAGAAGATGTTGGGCATGCTGCCCGGCGCCGGAGCTATGAAGGAACAGCTCGATAACTTCGATGAACGTGAGCTCGTTCGCACGGAAGCCATCATTCAGTCCATGACGAAAGCAGAGCGTCAGAACACCAAGCTGCTCAATGGTTCACGTCGCCTGCGCATTGCCAAAGGTTCCGGCATGACCGTCACTGATGTGAATGCTTTGGTCAATCGCTTTGAGCAAGCAGCCAAGATGATGAAAACCGTTGCCAAGGGTGGTGTTCCCCAGATCCCTGGCATGGGCCCCATGGGAGCAATGGGTCACGGTGGCAAAAAGCAGCAAGCAAAGAAAAAGGGATCCAAATCTGGAAACCCTGCCAAGCGAGCTGCTGAAAACGCAGCGTTAGCTGCTGCCGCATCCAAGCCAGGCGGGGGAGCCGGCTTTGGTTTCCCCAAGCCAGCAGGCAACGATGGCCCTACCCCAGAAGAGCTCGAAGCTCTCCAGAAAATGCTGGGTAAAGGTTAA
- a CDS encoding D-alanine--D-alanine ligase family protein — protein MTTKLVVAVLFGGRSSEHSISCATARGVLQAIDRDRYDVLPIGITRDGAFTLASANPDDYVLIPGQLPEVEDNGTRIIWPDSAHSNELWLSGDGPERSLGNVDVVFPILHGPYGEDGTIQGMLELYGLPYVGSGVLASSLGMDKHYTKTVLQAAGIEVAPWRTIKRYDWNKRPQAIRAMAEQMPLPVFVKPARAGSSVGVGKVSNWNEFAQAMDEAFLEDDHVLIEAGIVGREVECAVLQGMPGEPTRASVAGEIVVSGRDFYDFEAKYLGAEGIDLVCPAQLSADELAELQRLSIRAFEAIGGAGLARVDFFLTETGFVLNEINTMPGFTPISMFPRCWQETGLSYSDLIDELIQVALAHHAED, from the coding sequence ATGACTACCAAACTCGTGGTGGCGGTGTTGTTTGGGGGGCGCTCAAGCGAGCATTCAATCAGTTGCGCGACAGCCCGGGGAGTTCTTCAAGCGATTGACCGTGATCGGTACGACGTGCTGCCAATCGGTATTACCCGTGACGGAGCTTTCACCCTAGCCAGCGCGAACCCGGACGATTACGTCCTCATCCCGGGCCAACTTCCAGAAGTCGAAGATAATGGCACGCGCATTATCTGGCCTGATTCAGCTCATTCAAACGAATTATGGCTCTCCGGGGATGGGCCAGAACGTTCCCTCGGCAATGTAGATGTTGTATTCCCAATTTTGCATGGACCCTATGGCGAAGACGGAACCATTCAGGGCATGCTTGAGCTGTATGGTCTTCCTTATGTGGGCTCCGGGGTTTTAGCTTCGAGCTTGGGTATGGATAAGCACTACACAAAGACTGTGTTGCAAGCTGCTGGTATTGAGGTAGCTCCCTGGCGAACCATCAAGCGTTATGACTGGAATAAGAGACCTCAAGCCATCCGCGCCATGGCAGAACAAATGCCGTTGCCTGTTTTCGTCAAACCTGCCCGAGCTGGCTCAAGCGTGGGAGTGGGAAAAGTATCCAACTGGAACGAGTTTGCTCAGGCCATGGATGAGGCATTCCTGGAAGATGATCACGTGTTGATTGAGGCTGGAATCGTTGGCCGAGAGGTCGAGTGCGCAGTTCTTCAAGGGATGCCAGGTGAGCCAACACGAGCTTCTGTTGCTGGAGAAATCGTTGTCTCAGGTCGAGATTTTTATGACTTTGAGGCTAAATATCTTGGTGCTGAAGGAATTGATTTAGTCTGCCCCGCGCAGCTGAGTGCAGACGAGCTTGCTGAGCTCCAGCGTCTGAGCATCCGTGCCTTCGAAGCAATCGGTGGCGCTGGTTTGGCGCGGGTGGACTTCTTCCTCACCGAAACTGGTTTCGTTCTGAACGAAATCAACACCATGCCGGGATTTACACCCATCTCGATGTTCCCGAGGTGCTGGCAGGAAACCGGGCTGAGTTATTCAGATTTGATTGACGAACTTATTCAAGTGGCTCTCGCGCATCACGCGGAAGACTAG